From Campylobacter pinnipediorum subsp. caledonicus:
GTGTTTTTTAGATTTTTTATATTATTTTTTTGTCTGTTTTTATTTGGAAATGACAGCTATGATTTCGCAAAGAGACATTATGAAATTTATAAAACCTCTTTGCCATTTAGGTGCAATGACAATCTTACTTTAACAGCTTTGTTAAATGTCGGAGATATTTTATTGTATAAGTATGTGGTTAATGACACTATGAGCAAACCGGTTTCTAAATTTAAAGATAAAAAGTTAAAAGAATATATAAAAGAGTTAAAAAATATAGCTATAAAAAACTCATGTAACGATAAAGTTATTTTAAAATTATTTGATTTGGGAATTAAAATAGAACATCTTTTTTATTTTGAAAAAGCAAAATTGCTATTTGAGTTTAAAATGGGTTCAAAAGAGTGTAGTATTATTTAAATTCAGATTTTTTAGATAAAATCATCGGTTTAATAAAATCAAAATTAGGAATGTATTGTGGAACTTGATTATTATGAAATACTTGAAGTACAAAGAGATGCTAGCCCTGAAGCTATAAAAAAAGCATATAGAAAATTGGCATTAAAATATCATCCAGATAGAAATGCTGGAGACAAAGAATCAGAAGATAAATTTAAATTAGTCAATGAAGCATATCAGGTTTTAAGTGATGATAATAAAAGATCTATTTATGATAGATATGGGAAAGATGGTTTAAATGGCGCCGGAGGATTTGGTGGCAGTGGATTTGATTTTGATATAGGCGATATTTTTAGTTCGTTTTTTGGAGATGGATTTTCACAAAGAGAAAGAAGAAAAAATACAGATAAATATCATACGGATCTTGAAATTTCTATTACTATTGAGTTTAATGAGGCTGTTTTTGGCTGCGAAAAAGAGATAGAATATACTACAAAACACCCTTGTAAGGCTTGTAATGCAACAGGTAGTAAAGATGGCAAAACAACAACTTGCCCTCATTGTGGAGGCAAGGGTAGGATAGCTCAAACTAGAGGTTTTATGAGCTTTGTTCAAGACTGTCCTCATTGTGGCGGAACTGGAAAGATAATCAAAGAAAAATGTCCTGAATGCAAAGGAAAAACATACGAAGAAATAAGATCGAGTCTTAAGATAAATATCCCCGAGGGTATCAATAGCGGTATGCGCATAAGAGTTGCTGGAAAAGGAAATAAAAGTTCATCCGGAGCGGTTGGAGATCTTTATATAGTGGTCAATGTAAAAGATGATGAGTATTTTGTAAGGCATAATGATGATATATATGTTGAAATACCTGTATTTTTTACTCAAGCTATATTAGGGGATAATATAAATATACCAACACTTCGTGGTACAAAAATGCTCGAGCTTCCTGTTGGTGCAAAAGATAAGCAACAATTTGTTTTTGAAAACGAAGGTGTAAAGAATGTAAGCTCAAACTATAAAGGTAATTTTATAGTTCAAATTTCTATTCAAACACCAAAAAAATTGTCAGATAAACAAAAAGAATTATTACAAGAGCTTCAAGAGAGCTTTGATGTAAAAAGCGGAGAAAGCACAAAAAATCACGATAGTGTATTTGAAAAAATAAAAAGTTGGTTTAAATAAGTGTTTAAATATCTTTCAGTTTTAATCCTATGTATCATTTTTTCCGGATGTGCTTTTTTAAACACTAAAACTCAACCGCCACAAAAGAAAAATGTTGTTAAGAAAGTAAAAAAGATGTCAGCTATCAAAGGTTATATCACAGAGCTTAGTTATGATGGCGGAAAATATTGTTATAAGATAGTTGCCACAGATACATCAAATTTAAAGCTTAGTAATGCTGATTTTTGTTCTACTAAGTTTTATCATAATAAGGGTGATTTGGTATATGCTACATTTTATGGAAATGATATAAAAGAAATGTTATTAATACGCTCAAAAATAGAAGAAAAAAAGATAAAAAGAACTTTTAAAAATAGAAAAAATATAATAAGTGTTCCACGAGAAGAAAAGATAAATTTTGATTAGCCGTTGGTTAACCAAGTTGATATATAATTTCAACAAGCAATCAAAACTTAAACTCCTTTTTAAATTGGCGGGTTATCCCGCCTTTTTAATTTTATACTTTAAAAAACAATCTTAAAATTTATAAAATAAATCTCAAAGTAATTTTTTGTTAAAATCAATCAATATTTTTAGGAGTGCTAATAAATGACAGATGAATTAAAAAAAAGAGTAAAAAGCCTTCCGTCTTTACCGGAAAGTTTTAAAAAAATAGAATCAGCTTGTAACGGAGATGGTGGCATAGATGAAGTTGCTAAAGCAATAGAAAATGATCCTATGCTTGTTGCTGATATATTAAAAATAGCAAATTCTCCACTTTATGGTTTTAGTAGACAGATAAAAACCGTGCTTCAAGCTGTAAGTCTTTTTGGAAAGCATATGACAAAAGCTCTGGTTACAAGTTTGACTATAAAAAATATTTTAAAAATGGATTTAAGTCCTTATAATATCAGTCTTCAAGATTTTGTCGATATATCAAATACTCAAGGTGCGATAGCTAGAGAATGGTTTAAAAGATTAAATCCAAATTTAGTTGATGATATATTTTTATGTGCACTTTTGCAAAATACTGGAAAAATAATTCTTGCAGATGAAATTATAAGAATGGATAAAAAAATTGTTTTTAAAGATGATATTATTTCTTCTGATAATGTATCTGATGTAGAAATGAATTATTTTGAAACTACAAGCATTTTACTTACTGCAGATATTTTTGAACATTGGGAGTTTGCTCAAAATATAGTAGATATAATAAGATATTCTCAAGATCCTAAGAATGCACCGGAAAAATTTCAAAAAACTGCATATGCTCTTATAATTATAAGAAACTTAATAAATTGCAAAGAGTCTTTTAGCAGTAAGGGTATTACAAATGCTCAGAATT
This genomic window contains:
- the dnaJ gene encoding molecular chaperone DnaJ: MELDYYEILEVQRDASPEAIKKAYRKLALKYHPDRNAGDKESEDKFKLVNEAYQVLSDDNKRSIYDRYGKDGLNGAGGFGGSGFDFDIGDIFSSFFGDGFSQRERRKNTDKYHTDLEISITIEFNEAVFGCEKEIEYTTKHPCKACNATGSKDGKTTTCPHCGGKGRIAQTRGFMSFVQDCPHCGGTGKIIKEKCPECKGKTYEEIRSSLKINIPEGINSGMRIRVAGKGNKSSSGAVGDLYIVVNVKDDEYFVRHNDDIYVEIPVFFTQAILGDNINIPTLRGTKMLELPVGAKDKQQFVFENEGVKNVSSNYKGNFIVQISIQTPKKLSDKQKELLQELQESFDVKSGESTKNHDSVFEKIKSWFK
- a CDS encoding HDOD domain-containing protein translates to MTDELKKRVKSLPSLPESFKKIESACNGDGGIDEVAKAIENDPMLVADILKIANSPLYGFSRQIKTVLQAVSLFGKHMTKALVTSLTIKNILKMDLSPYNISLQDFVDISNTQGAIAREWFKRLNPNLVDDIFLCALLQNTGKIILADEIIRMDKKIVFKDDIISSDNVSDVEMNYFETTSILLTADIFEHWEFAQNIVDIIRYSQDPKNAPEKFQKTAYALIIIRNLINCKESFSSKGITNAQNLAQECCFDTDLMLNTISNIKKI